In one Juglans regia cultivar Chandler chromosome 11, Walnut 2.0, whole genome shotgun sequence genomic region, the following are encoded:
- the LOC108992000 gene encoding probable leucine-rich repeat receptor-like protein kinase At1g35710, whose product MEVSIHRNTLSFVLFFFLPAALLLVAEACNVVDKDALLQFKHKITSDPSRLLHSWKSSSDCCTAWEGVGCDSSGRVVNISRPGLVSVNDFIVDTYMTGTLSPFLGNLSFLQILDLSNLKDLKGLIPSEFGKLLRLTHLFLDSNKLTGSVPITFQHLFRLQKLYLSDNHISGVVHSSVIGSLRSLSELGLSGNQISGSIPVSIGNLALLTKLDLHENRFSGRIPAGIGKLKNLQYLDLSENQITGRIPRSVGRLSELVLLYLNHNRINGSIPSSISGLRSLVFCRLSENKLTGNIPPSIGKLSRIQRLILENNKLTGKLPATIGHLTTLTDVFFSNNRFTAKIPSSFGNLINLQTLDLSRNLLTGQLPPQLVKLQGLQTLDLSFNPLGLASIPKWLSKLKLFRLLLAKTGVEGRLPRWLSSSSISVLDLSCNGLKGKLPHWIGNMTSLSFLNLSYNGFHSSIPVEFKSLSLLMDLDLHSNMFSGNLNPIFSKEVVDPLGHFNSIDLSNNMFAGPIEENLGDRPALASITSLVLSHNQLGGSIPKSMGKLKELKVLELVGNGLSGRIPEELGDAMELNMILLSRNKLRGTIPAKVLNLKELTEFDVSENRLSGKIPPHKAIIPASAFSGNPGLCGAPLRPCKHS is encoded by the coding sequence ATGGAAGTTTCTATTCACCGCAATACCCTGTCATTCgtcctctttttcttcctcccagCAGCCCTGCTTCTGGTCGCTGAAGCCTGCAACGTTGTAGACAAAGACGCATTACTCCAGTTCAAGCACAAGATCACCTCGGACCCTTCAAGACTCTTGCATTCCTGGAAATCATCCTCCGATTGCTGCACAGCTTGGGAAGGTGTGGGATGCGATTCTTCCGGTAGAGTTGTCAACATCTCTCGTCCAGGACTCGTTTCAGTCAACGACTTCATCGTTGACACGTACATGACTGGAACTCTTTCTCCTTTTCTGGGGAACTTATCATTTCTGCAAATTCTCGACCTGAGCAATCTCAAGGACTTGAAGGGTCTCATTCCATCGGAATTTGGCAAGTTATTGCGGCTTACTCATCTCTTCCTAGATTCAAACAAGCTGACAGGTTCTGTGCCAATCACATTTCAGCACCTTTTTCGGCTACAGAAACTCTATCTTAGTGATAATCACATATCTGGTGTTGTTCATTCCTCTGTTATTGGGTCGTTAAGGTCACTTTCAGAACTGGGTCTGTCAGGAAATCAAATTTCTGGTTCGATTCCAGTTTCAATTGGTAACTTGGCACTGCTAACTAAGCTTGATCTTCATGAAAATCGTTTCTCTGGCAGAATTCCTGCAGGTATTGGCAAGCTTAAGAATCTCCAATATCTAGATTTGTCTGAAAATCAGATAACTGGAAGAATTCCACGATCAGTTGGTAGACTTTCGGAATTAGTACTGTTATATCTCAATCACAACAGGATTAATGGAAGCATTCCTTCTTCGATTTCCGGGCTGAGATCTTTAGTATTCTGCAGGTTATCAGAAAACAAGCTGACAGGAAATATACCACCATCCATTGGGAAGCTCTCCAGAATCCAAAGGCTAATTCTTGAGAACAACAAGCTAACTGGGAAATTGCCAGCAACTATCGGACATCTAACCACTCTCACTGACGTGTTCTTCTCAAACAACCGTTTTACAGCAAAGATCCCTTCAAGTTTTGGGAATTTAATTAACCTTCAAACATTGGACTTATCAAGAAACCTACTCACTGGTCAACTTCCTCCTCAGCTAGTTAAATTACAGGGTTTACAGACCTTAGATCTTTCCTTCAATCCTCTGGGGCTAGCCAGTATACCAAAGTGGTTATCGAAATTGAAACTTTTCCGGCTTTTGTTGGCAAAAACTGGGGTTGAGGGTCGGCTTCCAAGATGGCTGTCTTCATCATCTATATCTGTCCTTGATTTGTCATGCAATGGATTAAAAGGGAAATTGCCCCATTGGATTGGAAACATGACCAGCCTTTCCTTTCTCAACTTATCATACAATGGCTTTCATTCATCAATCCCGGTTGAGTTCAAAAGCCTTTCGCTTCTGATGGACCTTGATCTTCATTCCAACATGTTCAGTGGCAACCTGAATCCGATATTTTCGAAAGAAGTTGTAGACCCACTTGGGCATTTTAACTCCATTGATCTTTCCAACAATATGTTTGCTGGACCCATTGAAGAGAACCTTGGAGACAGACCCGCATTGGCTTCTATCACATCCCTAGTTCTATCACACAACCAGTTGGGAGGATCAATACCTAAGTCAATGGGAAAACTGAAAGAACTGAAGGTGCTGGAACTTGTGGGTAATGGACTTTCAGGAAGAATACCGGAAGAGCTTGGCGATGCCATGGAACTAAATATGATTTTGCTGTCAAGAAACAAGCTGAGGGGGACCATTCCAGCAAAGGTGCTGAATTTGAAGGAGCTTACAGAATTTGACGTATCAGAAAACCGATTAAGTGGGAAGATTCCTCCTCACAAAGCCATCATCCCTGCATCTGCATTCTCAGGTAATCCTGGCTTGTGTGGAGCTCCACTTCGTCCCTGCAAGCACTCTTAA